From a region of the Georgenia yuyongxinii genome:
- a CDS encoding ABC transporter permease → MLRLTLAQMRRSAGRLAAAGLAIAVGTAFVAATLLAGALVRDTTYRTVTASLGDADVVLYPADRVLDPAAVTRIGELDTVEAADGVAHLYGQVRAGGRLDAADLTPVASAASLDTHRYLDGAAPARSGELALTGASAKRLGVGVGDTVRAEWELWEPATVAAQDGAAEPSGDSFGEGTWVTSGADLTVTGVLVDPPSLSGAASTALVTRADVEGWLTQMDPSGGPLTYDSVLVDVADGADPAAVAEEISDAVPSTVVRTALQEAEHQTEQLTGDTQTLTYLVLGFAAIAMFVAGLVIANTFQVLVAQRTHALALLRCVGATKAQVHRSVLLEAVLLGVVGGVVGLLAGLALGQGALWFVGRADIGVDVATTITVTPAVLAVPVLTGAVVTVLAALAPARAATRVRPVAALRPASAPGNVRGGGRLRFWLAALLITGGTVLLGGAVALAVTGVAGSEYSLGIVLAVGVLGGIVSFAGVMVGAVFLVPGAVRVLGRALGAAAGGQRRPTVALATVNATRNPRRTSATASALLIGVALVTLMATGAAGARASLGATLDAQFPVDLAAEVSSGGAEGALTPAQVDAIASTEGVELAVTVPTAQVELARADHVTSAELTVLDPSDLAAVVRAPRVWAGLTDDVLLVGDDLADALDATDGDEVTITAGTSAEATDGAAVTVVVVPEAGWLAVATPATAPAAAQPAVTQVWARLSGDDPAGTVQAVRGALAEATTSAGAVPFVTGAAAEREAYEQVIDTLLSIVIGLLGVAVVIALIGVANTLSLSVIERRREHALLRATGMTRGQLRALLAVEGVLIAVVGAAVGGLLGLVYGWAGTAVILGGTGELVLAVPWDALVAVALVAILAGLVASVLPARSAVRTPPVAALAAE, encoded by the coding sequence ATGCTGCGACTGACCCTGGCGCAGATGCGCCGCAGCGCCGGCCGGCTGGCTGCGGCCGGGCTGGCGATCGCCGTCGGCACCGCGTTCGTGGCCGCCACGCTGCTCGCGGGCGCGCTCGTGCGGGACACCACCTACCGCACCGTCACCGCGTCCCTCGGCGACGCCGACGTCGTCCTCTACCCGGCAGACCGGGTGCTCGACCCGGCCGCCGTGACCCGGATCGGCGAGCTCGACACGGTCGAGGCGGCCGACGGCGTCGCTCACCTGTACGGGCAGGTGCGGGCGGGTGGCCGGCTCGACGCGGCCGACCTGACCCCGGTGGCCTCCGCGGCGAGCCTCGACACGCACCGGTACCTCGACGGCGCCGCCCCCGCTCGCAGCGGGGAGCTCGCCCTGACCGGGGCGAGCGCGAAGCGCCTGGGCGTGGGCGTCGGGGACACGGTGCGCGCGGAGTGGGAGCTCTGGGAACCGGCCACCGTGGCCGCGCAGGACGGCGCCGCCGAGCCGTCCGGGGACTCCTTCGGCGAGGGCACCTGGGTGACCAGCGGCGCGGACCTGACCGTGACCGGCGTCCTCGTCGACCCCCCGAGCCTGTCCGGCGCGGCGTCCACCGCCCTGGTCACCCGGGCCGACGTCGAGGGCTGGCTGACGCAGATGGATCCCTCCGGCGGCCCCCTGACCTACGACTCGGTGCTGGTCGACGTCGCCGACGGCGCCGATCCGGCCGCCGTGGCCGAGGAGATCAGCGATGCGGTGCCGTCGACGGTGGTCCGCACGGCCCTGCAGGAGGCGGAGCACCAGACCGAACAGCTCACTGGGGACACCCAGACGCTGACCTACCTCGTGCTCGGCTTCGCGGCGATCGCGATGTTCGTCGCCGGGCTGGTCATCGCCAACACGTTCCAGGTCCTGGTGGCGCAGCGCACCCACGCCCTGGCGCTGCTGCGGTGCGTGGGCGCCACGAAGGCACAGGTGCACCGCTCGGTGCTGCTCGAGGCGGTCCTGCTCGGCGTGGTCGGTGGTGTCGTCGGCCTGCTCGCCGGGCTGGCCCTGGGCCAGGGGGCGCTGTGGTTCGTGGGACGGGCCGACATCGGCGTCGACGTAGCCACCACCATCACCGTGACACCGGCCGTGCTCGCCGTGCCGGTGCTGACCGGCGCGGTCGTGACGGTCCTCGCCGCGCTTGCACCCGCCCGGGCAGCCACCCGGGTGCGCCCGGTGGCGGCCCTGCGTCCGGCGTCGGCCCCCGGGAACGTCCGGGGCGGCGGCCGCCTGCGGTTCTGGCTCGCCGCACTGCTGATCACGGGCGGGACGGTCCTTCTGGGCGGCGCGGTGGCGCTCGCCGTCACGGGCGTCGCCGGGTCGGAGTACTCCCTCGGCATCGTCCTTGCCGTCGGCGTCCTCGGCGGCATCGTGTCCTTCGCCGGGGTCATGGTCGGCGCCGTGTTCCTCGTGCCCGGCGCGGTGCGCGTCCTCGGCCGGGCGCTGGGCGCCGCGGCCGGCGGACAGCGCCGCCCGACGGTGGCCCTGGCCACCGTCAACGCCACCCGCAACCCCCGCCGGACCTCGGCGACGGCCTCCGCGCTGCTCATCGGGGTGGCGCTGGTGACGCTGATGGCCACCGGGGCCGCCGGTGCTCGCGCCAGCCTCGGCGCGACGCTGGACGCGCAGTTCCCCGTCGACCTCGCGGCCGAGGTGAGCTCCGGCGGTGCAGAGGGCGCACTGACGCCCGCGCAGGTCGACGCCATCGCGTCCACCGAGGGGGTCGAGCTCGCGGTCACCGTTCCGACAGCGCAGGTCGAGCTGGCACGCGCGGACCACGTCACCTCGGCCGAGCTCACCGTGCTCGACCCGTCCGACCTCGCCGCGGTGGTCCGCGCCCCCCGGGTGTGGGCCGGCCTGACCGACGACGTCCTCCTGGTGGGCGACGACCTCGCCGACGCCCTCGACGCCACGGACGGGGACGAGGTGACGATCACCGCCGGCACGTCCGCGGAGGCGACCGACGGCGCCGCCGTCACCGTGGTGGTCGTGCCCGAGGCCGGCTGGCTCGCCGTCGCGACCCCGGCTACCGCCCCGGCGGCGGCGCAGCCCGCCGTGACCCAGGTCTGGGCCCGGCTGTCCGGCGACGACCCCGCCGGCACCGTCCAGGCGGTGCGCGGGGCGCTCGCCGAGGCAACGACGAGCGCGGGCGCCGTGCCCTTCGTCACCGGAGCGGCGGCGGAGCGCGAGGCGTACGAGCAGGTCATCGACACGCTGCTGTCGATCGTGATCGGACTGCTGGGCGTCGCCGTCGTCATCGCGCTGATCGGGGTGGCGAACACCCTGTCGCTGTCGGTGATCGAGCGGCGGCGCGAGCATGCGCTGCTGCGGGCCACGGGCATGACCCGCGGCCAGCTGCGGGCGTTGCTGGCGGTCGAGGGCGTGCTCATCGCGGTCGTGGGGGCCGCGGTCGGCGGGCTGCTCGGGCTCGTCTACGGCTGGGCCGGGACCGCCGTGATCCTCGGAGGCACCGGTGAGCTCGTGCTCGCCGTGCCGTGGGACGCCCTGGTGGCCGTGGCCCTTGTCGCCATCCTGGCTGGGCTGGTGGCGTCCGTGCTCCCGGCACGCTCGGCGGTGCGCACGCCGCCGGTGGCTGCGCTCGCCGCGGAGTAG
- a CDS encoding FtsK/SpoIIIE domain-containing protein: MSQERSPTGAVPDPAAALRSAFHLAVVAGPATGSCLPLRARPALVGRADADLALADALVSRQHLQARVHRGRVQVRDVGSVNGTFLAAHRWCRALPPRGVPGLGPPRSGGRRPRGLGRGRRLTGRWREAPPGTRLALGESVLEVRARPDLAPARPVRVTAGRFPSDRVRLVLPLLLCLSLLPLLATSGANGWRWAMLALPLGALLTGMAGSRPNRDGPPEGRGPPSPRSPHLAVTDPAALLLRAAAALAPEPAEEVLRARLPRPVRRARTIAPRGGDRAEDLLELRPHDRVALVGARAESQAAARWIVAQLVVRHGPAVVHADLPPAWDWAALLRSPGRRDPPGWHLTVREAWADVPAPPNEAPSTDQHHAVLVLAERVEQAPAWCTRIVPVCADLTVPVPWAAALAAVVAAGHPDTAGASLPTVVPLAGLLGPLDRLEQRWATTPPGLSAPVGVDEDGVVELDLAATGPHALVAGTTGSGKSELLLSWLLGLVVRHSPGDLQLVLVDYKGGATFDSLAGLPHAAGVLTDLDPAATARALASLRAEVRRRERVLAAAGARDLAALRARDLAAMGARGTEPTGAHRQLPRLLVVVDEFRELAETHPEVLGALVRLAAQGRALGIHLVLATQRTGGAVGPDVRANLNVRVCLRTLEPADSLEVLGVPDAANLPPVPGRALLRTERLREIQVPWGGADGALPAAVVAAARRGWDRLGHGVAPERPWAAPLPVDVPLSDLPAPSTTWGAPTCALTLPLARSDLPDEQRLGVWAWDGTPILVTGGPGTGRTETLRAVVAQALTAGLAVHVVAARPDQFGDLHGPTLGTVVGAGDPRRMSRLLTLLRTAQPARSVLVIDDADVVCDQLDGTGPPGQGAAVLGRLLREAGRAGLAVAASGPPATVVARWAEPVRSRLVLSPRDETEALLAGVPKELRPVADFPGRAVLLAPGTATAMQIARGGRMHAAGPQGREVLRLAPIPSSVNAAGLPPALPGKVAIGRGGDDAGPVWAPCGPRDRLLVLGPPGSGRTTALATVRAGLAAAGRALASLPGPGTVPAAEVLVLDDLDRWPAGALDELDRELRGHPAAVVAAATSDAVVAAYRGPLATWRSTAALLVLRPGEAPTQLTVTDLAPAVDTARPLHPGLGVLVVRGSAVPVQVARSPSGDDRG; this comes from the coding sequence ATGAGCCAGGAACGATCTCCGACCGGTGCGGTGCCGGACCCGGCCGCTGCGCTGCGCTCCGCCTTCCACCTGGCCGTCGTCGCCGGGCCGGCGACGGGCTCATGCCTGCCGCTGCGAGCACGGCCCGCTCTGGTCGGCCGCGCCGATGCGGACCTGGCGCTGGCGGACGCGCTCGTCTCGAGACAGCACCTCCAGGCACGCGTGCACCGCGGCCGGGTCCAGGTGCGCGACGTCGGCTCCGTGAACGGCACCTTTCTGGCGGCCCACCGCTGGTGCCGTGCCTTGCCTCCCCGGGGTGTCCCCGGGCTGGGCCCGCCCCGGTCGGGTGGCCGGCGGCCGCGGGGGCTCGGTCGCGGGCGGCGCCTGACAGGGCGGTGGCGTGAGGCACCGCCGGGCACGCGGCTCGCGCTGGGCGAGTCGGTGCTCGAGGTCCGCGCCCGCCCGGATCTGGCACCCGCACGTCCGGTCCGCGTGACAGCCGGGCGGTTCCCCTCCGACCGCGTGCGCCTGGTCCTCCCCCTCCTGCTCTGCCTCAGCCTTCTCCCGCTGCTCGCCACCTCAGGCGCCAACGGCTGGCGGTGGGCCATGCTCGCCCTACCGCTCGGCGCCCTGCTGACCGGTATGGCCGGCAGCCGCCCCAACCGTGACGGACCGCCGGAGGGTCGCGGGCCACCGTCTCCGCGCTCGCCCCACCTGGCCGTGACGGACCCGGCGGCGCTGCTGCTGCGAGCCGCGGCGGCCCTGGCGCCCGAGCCGGCCGAGGAGGTCCTGCGCGCACGACTGCCCCGGCCGGTCCGGCGCGCCCGGACGATCGCCCCGCGCGGCGGCGACCGGGCGGAGGACCTGCTCGAGCTCCGGCCGCACGACCGGGTGGCACTCGTCGGTGCCCGGGCCGAGAGCCAGGCCGCGGCGCGCTGGATCGTCGCCCAGCTGGTCGTGCGTCACGGCCCCGCCGTCGTGCATGCCGACCTGCCGCCAGCGTGGGACTGGGCGGCTCTGCTGCGTTCCCCCGGCCGGCGTGACCCGCCCGGCTGGCACCTGACGGTGCGCGAGGCCTGGGCGGACGTGCCAGCGCCGCCGAACGAAGCACCGTCCACGGACCAGCACCACGCGGTCCTGGTGCTGGCAGAACGGGTCGAGCAGGCACCCGCGTGGTGCACACGGATCGTCCCGGTGTGCGCGGACCTCACGGTGCCGGTGCCCTGGGCCGCTGCCCTGGCCGCAGTCGTGGCCGCCGGTCACCCGGACACCGCTGGCGCGTCCCTGCCCACCGTGGTGCCGCTGGCGGGCCTGCTGGGTCCCCTCGACCGGCTCGAGCAGCGATGGGCGACGACGCCGCCTGGGCTGTCGGCACCGGTGGGCGTGGACGAAGACGGCGTGGTCGAGCTGGACCTGGCCGCCACAGGTCCGCACGCCCTCGTCGCCGGGACCACCGGGTCCGGCAAGTCGGAGCTGCTGCTCAGCTGGCTGCTGGGGCTAGTGGTGCGCCACTCCCCCGGCGACCTCCAGCTCGTGCTGGTCGACTACAAGGGCGGCGCGACGTTCGATTCCCTGGCCGGCCTGCCGCACGCGGCTGGGGTCCTCACCGACCTCGACCCCGCGGCGACCGCTCGCGCGCTGGCCAGCCTGCGCGCCGAGGTCCGCCGCCGCGAGCGGGTGCTCGCGGCGGCGGGTGCGCGCGACCTCGCCGCGCTGCGTGCGCGGGACCTCGCCGCGATGGGTGCTCGCGGCACGGAGCCGACCGGTGCCCATCGGCAGCTGCCCCGCCTCCTCGTGGTGGTGGACGAGTTCCGCGAGCTCGCCGAGACCCACCCCGAGGTGCTCGGCGCCCTCGTCCGTCTCGCGGCGCAGGGCCGTGCTCTGGGCATCCACCTGGTGCTAGCCACGCAGCGCACCGGCGGCGCCGTCGGGCCCGACGTGCGGGCCAACCTCAACGTGCGCGTGTGCCTGCGGACCCTCGAACCCGCCGACTCGCTGGAGGTGCTGGGAGTGCCCGATGCGGCGAACCTGCCCCCGGTGCCGGGCCGTGCGCTGCTGCGCACCGAGCGGCTGCGAGAGATCCAGGTGCCCTGGGGTGGGGCCGACGGTGCTCTTCCAGCGGCCGTCGTCGCCGCTGCCCGACGCGGCTGGGACCGCCTCGGCCACGGCGTCGCGCCGGAGCGCCCGTGGGCCGCGCCGCTGCCGGTCGACGTGCCGCTCTCGGATCTGCCGGCACCGTCGACCACGTGGGGGGCGCCGACCTGTGCACTCACCCTGCCGCTGGCGCGGTCCGACCTGCCCGACGAGCAGCGGCTCGGCGTGTGGGCCTGGGACGGCACCCCGATCCTCGTGACCGGCGGACCAGGAACGGGGCGGACCGAGACGCTGCGCGCCGTCGTCGCCCAGGCGCTGACAGCGGGCCTCGCCGTACACGTGGTAGCGGCCCGGCCGGACCAGTTCGGCGACCTGCACGGACCGACGCTGGGCACCGTCGTCGGCGCCGGCGACCCCCGGCGCATGTCCCGCCTGCTGACGCTGCTGCGCACGGCGCAGCCTGCGCGCTCGGTGCTGGTGATCGACGACGCCGACGTGGTCTGCGACCAGCTGGACGGCACCGGACCGCCCGGGCAGGGCGCCGCCGTGCTGGGGCGTCTGCTGCGCGAGGCCGGCCGGGCGGGTCTGGCGGTGGCCGCCTCCGGGCCCCCGGCCACCGTGGTGGCCCGGTGGGCGGAGCCGGTGCGGAGCCGGCTCGTCCTGTCGCCGCGCGACGAGACCGAGGCTCTGCTCGCCGGTGTGCCCAAGGAGCTCAGGCCCGTCGCGGACTTTCCCGGCCGCGCTGTGCTGCTCGCGCCGGGGACCGCGACCGCCATGCAGATCGCCCGCGGGGGGAGGATGCACGCCGCGGGACCGCAAGGCCGAGAGGTCCTGCGGCTCGCGCCCATCCCGTCGTCGGTGAACGCGGCCGGCCTGCCGCCGGCCTTGCCCGGCAAGGTGGCGATCGGTCGCGGCGGGGACGACGCCGGTCCGGTCTGGGCGCCCTGCGGACCACGGGACCGCCTCCTCGTGCTCGGCCCGCCCGGCAGCGGTCGCACCACGGCCCTGGCCACGGTGCGGGCCGGGCTCGCCGCCGCGGGCCGCGCCCTCGCGTCGCTCCCCGGTCCGGGCACCGTGCCGGCGGCGGAGGTCCTGGTGCTCGACGACCTCGACCGCTGGCCGGCGGGCGCGCTCGACGAGCTGGACCGGGAGCTGCGCGGGCACCCCGCTGCGGTGGTCGCCGCCGCCACCAGCGATGCCGTCGTCGCGGCCTACCGCGGCCCGCTCGCCACCTGGCGGAGCACGGCGGCGCTGCTGGTGCTGCGCCCGGGCGAGGCACCCACCCAGCTCACCGTCACGGACCTCGCCCCCGCCGTCGACACGGCACGGCCGCTCCACCCCGGCCTGGGAGTGCTGGTCGTGCGCGGGTCAGCGGTCCCGGTACAGGTCGCGCGGTCTCCCTCAGGCGATGACCGAGGGTGA
- a CDS encoding WhiB family transcriptional regulator, with amino-acid sequence MDWRHRAACLTEDPELFFPIGNTGPALSQIEEAKAVCQRCDVVDTCLKWALETGQDSGVWGGLSEDERRSLKRRTARARRAG; translated from the coding sequence ATGGATTGGCGTCACCGCGCTGCGTGCCTCACCGAGGACCCGGAGCTGTTCTTCCCCATCGGGAACACCGGCCCCGCACTGTCGCAGATCGAAGAGGCGAAGGCCGTCTGCCAGCGGTGCGACGTGGTGGACACCTGCCTGAAGTGGGCTCTCGAGACCGGCCAGGACTCCGGCGTCTGGGGTGGCCTCAGCGAGGACGAGCGCCGCTCGCTCAAGCGCCGCACCGCCCGCGCCCGTCGCGCCGGCTGA
- a CDS encoding sensor histidine kinase: MPTLANMIAETIDLQPQDAEWLHQLVGDWQVVADLAFADLVLWLPSRDGGFVAAAHCRPSTAATVHYDDIVGDQLPEQRQLLFEQTLEDGGIHVRAEQSRGSYGIREVLVPVVHEGRPIGVMTRESSLPATRVPSRLEISYVEVADMLCAMVARGEFPQTGAPTGSRRGAPRVGDGLVRLDAEGRVIYASPNAVSNFHRLGVIGQLRGEVLAEVVTELLEESSTIEETLAVVVMGRAAWRTEVEVRGVTLSLRAVPLTDRGERRGALLLCRDVSEVRRRERELITKDATIREIHHRVKNNLQTVSALLRLQARRTDNKETKDALDEAERRVSTIALVHETLSQNIDEVVDFDEVFGRVLRLAADVASPDSSVRTIVEGSFGLVGAEAATSLAVVLTELVTNAVEHGLRGRSGNVIVHAERDGADLEVLVRDDGWGIEDGKVLTGLGTQIVKTLVTGELSGSIEWRPRPEGGTEVVLRAHQRER; this comes from the coding sequence GTGCCCACCCTGGCGAACATGATCGCGGAGACCATCGACCTCCAGCCCCAGGACGCCGAATGGCTCCACCAGCTGGTCGGCGACTGGCAGGTCGTGGCTGATCTCGCGTTCGCCGACCTCGTCCTGTGGCTGCCCTCGCGCGACGGCGGCTTCGTCGCGGCGGCCCACTGCCGTCCCTCCACGGCGGCCACGGTGCACTACGACGACATCGTCGGTGACCAGCTCCCCGAGCAGCGACAGCTGCTGTTCGAGCAGACCCTCGAGGACGGCGGCATCCACGTGCGCGCCGAGCAGTCGCGAGGCTCCTACGGCATCCGGGAGGTCCTGGTGCCCGTGGTCCACGAGGGCCGGCCGATCGGGGTGATGACCCGTGAGTCGAGCCTGCCGGCCACCCGGGTCCCGTCGCGGCTGGAGATCTCCTACGTGGAGGTCGCCGACATGCTCTGCGCGATGGTGGCGCGCGGGGAGTTCCCGCAGACCGGCGCGCCCACCGGCTCGCGCCGGGGCGCCCCCCGGGTGGGTGACGGCCTCGTGCGCCTCGACGCCGAGGGGCGGGTGATCTACGCCAGCCCCAACGCGGTGAGCAACTTCCACCGGCTCGGGGTCATCGGCCAGCTGCGCGGTGAGGTTCTCGCCGAGGTGGTCACCGAGCTGCTCGAGGAGTCCTCGACCATCGAGGAGACGCTCGCCGTCGTCGTCATGGGCCGGGCGGCGTGGCGGACCGAGGTGGAGGTCCGCGGGGTGACGCTCAGCCTGCGTGCCGTGCCGCTGACCGACCGGGGCGAGCGGCGCGGCGCGCTGTTGCTGTGCCGGGACGTCTCCGAGGTGCGGCGCCGGGAGCGCGAGCTCATCACGAAGGACGCCACGATCCGCGAGATCCACCACCGCGTGAAGAACAACCTGCAGACCGTCTCCGCCCTGCTGCGCCTCCAGGCCCGCCGCACGGACAACAAGGAGACGAAGGACGCCCTCGACGAGGCCGAACGACGGGTCTCCACCATCGCGCTGGTGCATGAGACGCTCTCGCAGAACATCGACGAGGTCGTCGATTTCGACGAGGTCTTCGGCCGGGTCCTGCGGCTGGCCGCGGACGTTGCCTCACCGGACTCCTCGGTCCGCACGATCGTGGAGGGCAGCTTCGGGCTGGTCGGGGCGGAGGCGGCGACGTCGCTGGCGGTGGTCCTGACCGAGCTGGTGACCAACGCCGTCGAGCACGGCCTGCGTGGTCGCAGCGGCAACGTCATCGTCCACGCGGAGCGCGACGGCGCGGACCTCGAGGTCCTGGTCCGCGACGACGGCTGGGGCATCGAGGACGGCAAGGTGCTCACCGGCCTAGGGACGCAGATCGTCAAGACGCTCGTCACCGGTGAGCTGAGCGGCTCGATCGAGTGGCGGCCCCGCCCCGAGGGAGGCACCGAGGTGGTCCTTCGGGCGCACCAGCGCGAACGCTGA
- a CDS encoding DUF2505 domain-containing protein yields MHFSSTIDYPADVEAVAAMLADPEFVARKAAATGALESHEEVVRDGEAFTVTTRLKLPTTMVPAKFRSLVGEAIEVVLIEAWAAPAANRSRSSTLSLDIHGVPVRVSGTQHLAASGAGTTETYDGEVKASIPLFGRPIEQAAVDTVGQVVDVERRIGLEYLTAR; encoded by the coding sequence GTGCACTTCTCCTCCACGATCGACTACCCCGCCGACGTCGAGGCGGTGGCCGCGATGCTCGCCGACCCCGAGTTCGTCGCCCGCAAGGCCGCCGCGACCGGCGCGCTCGAGAGCCACGAGGAAGTGGTCCGAGACGGTGAGGCGTTCACGGTCACCACCCGGCTGAAGCTGCCCACGACGATGGTGCCGGCCAAGTTCCGTTCGCTGGTCGGCGAGGCGATCGAGGTGGTGCTGATCGAGGCGTGGGCCGCCCCGGCCGCCAACCGCTCCCGCTCGTCCACCCTCTCCCTGGACATCCACGGCGTGCCCGTGCGTGTGTCCGGCACCCAGCACCTCGCCGCCTCCGGCGCGGGCACCACCGAGACGTACGACGGCGAGGTCAAGGCCTCCATCCCGCTGTTCGGCCGCCCCATCGAGCAGGCGGCGGTGGACACCGTGGGACAGGTGGTCGACGTCGAGCGGCGTATCGGCCTGGAGTACCTCACCGCCCGCTGA